One window of the Rosa rugosa chromosome 3, drRosRugo1.1, whole genome shotgun sequence genome contains the following:
- the LOC133738710 gene encoding putative L-ascorbate peroxidase 6 isoform X2, translating to MQLRLLQVKMRFWGEEDWCSHSQPHCHCFFLSRNPWRPLQPRRWNTSVYEVMKEEIRKVVSKGKAAGVLRFVFHDAGTFQLDDNSGGMNGSVIYELDRPENKGLKTPFKILEKAKTEVDAVQPVSWADMIAVAGAEAVSVCGGPTIPVALGRLDSKEPDPEGKLPEETLDAYGLKQSFRAKGLSTQELVALSGAHTLGNKGFGSPTVFDNSYFKVLLEESVSSGSMSSMTGLPSDRALPKDDECLRWIKKYADNENSFFEDFEKAYIKLVNSGARWKSL from the exons ATGCAGCTTCGTCTTCTTCAG GTAAAGATGAGATTTTGGGGAGAAGAGGACTGGTGTTCACACTCACAGCCACACTGCCATTGCTTCTTCCTTTCTCGGAATCCATGGAGGCCTTTACAGCCAAGGCGGTGGA ATACAAGTGTATATGAGGTTATGAAGGAAGAGATTAGGAAAGTTGTGTCTAAGGGCAAAGCTGCTGGTGTGCTTCGTTTTGTATTTCATGATGCAGGGACCTTTCAATTGGATGACAATTCGG GTGGCATGAATGGTTCAGTCATATATGAACTCGATAGACCCGAAAATAAAGGTCTTAAAACTCCTTTTAAG ATTTTAGAGAAAGCAAAGACTGAGGTGGATGCAGTACAACCAG TATCGTGGGCAGACATGATTGCTGTGGCTGGAGCTGAAGCAGTTTCAGTATGTGGAGGTCCGACTATCCCAGTTGCATTGGGCAGACTAGACTCAAA GGAGCCTGATCCTGAAGGAAAACTTCCTGAAGAAACTCTTGATGCTTATGGTCTAAAGCAAAGCTTTCGAGCAAAAGGCTTATC AACTCAAGAACTTGTTGCTCTGTCAGGTGCCCATACTCTGGGAAATAAAGGTTTCGGAAGCCCAACTGTTTTTGACAATTCATACTTCAAAGTTCTTCTTGAGGAATCTGTGTCCTCAG GTAGTATGTCAAGCATGACTGGACTTCCTTCAGATCGCGCACTTCCCAAGGATGATGAATGCTTAAG ATGGATAAAAAAGTATGCCGACAATGAGAACAGTTtctttgaagattttgaaaagGCTTACATCAAGTTGGTCAATTCAGGAGCAAGGTGGAAGAGCTTGTGA
- the LOC133737886 gene encoding uncharacterized protein LOC133737886 — MEDKLVWLDSSDESLSLSIAYELKRSKQAIVLWDRWVWHQCFRPRNSITLWKFLHDIYIFFSYPLQHGFGTQLQLLWWRMMGAGFYSLWDARNSIRFDERRLTSAYLIHSIKQQIREVDSWGFGIMRNSVDELCICSALGISSRASRTHQIREVNWHAPCVFQLKVNTDGAARGTPGLAGFGGIFRDHLGNCMGCFAGSMGIATALEAELQAIIHAVLIASGK, encoded by the exons ATGGAGGATAAGTTGGTGTGGTTGGATTCTTCTGATGAGAGTTTATCTTTATCTATAGCCTATGAGTTAAAGAGGAGTAAACAGGCAATTGTTCTTTGGGATAGATGGGTTTGGCATCAATGCTTTCGTCCTCGAAACTCCATTACTTTATGGAAATTTCTTCATG ATATATACATTTTCTTCTCTTACCCACTGCAACATGGTTTTGGTACTCAATTGCAATTGCTTTGGTGGAGAATGATGGGAGCTGGCTTTTACTCTCTTTGGGACGCTAGAAATTCTATTCGTTTTGATGAGCGTCGCTTAACTTCTGCTTACTTGATTCACTCTATCAAGCAGCAAATTCGAGAGGTTGATTCTTGGGGTTTTGGAATTATGCGTAACTCAGTAGATGAGCTTTGTATTTGTAGTGCTCTTGGAATCAGCAGTAGAGCCTCAAGAACACATCAAATTCGTGAGGTTAATTGGCATGCTCCTTGTGTTTTTCAGTTAAAAGTTAATACAGATGGTGCTGCTCGTGGGACGCCAGGCCTCGCGGGCTTTGGAGGTATTTTTCGTGATCACTTGGGCAATTGTATGGGTTGTTTTGCTGGTTCCATGGGTATTGCTACTGCCCTTGAAGCAGAGCTTCAAGCCATTATTCATGCCGTTTTAATAGCATCAGGAAAATGA
- the LOC133738710 gene encoding putative L-ascorbate peroxidase 6 isoform X1, translating to MASSSTTSTAVSLLCSATSSSRFPFSTTLPAKSSSTLNFRANSLPATHAASSSSGKDEILGRRGLVFTLTATLPLLLPFSESMEAFTAKAVEPDTSVYEVMKEEIRKVVSKGKAAGVLRFVFHDAGTFQLDDNSGGMNGSVIYELDRPENKGLKTPFKILEKAKTEVDAVQPVSWADMIAVAGAEAVSVCGGPTIPVALGRLDSKEPDPEGKLPEETLDAYGLKQSFRAKGLSTQELVALSGAHTLGNKGFGSPTVFDNSYFKVLLEESVSSGSMSSMTGLPSDRALPKDDECLRWIKKYADNENSFFEDFEKAYIKLVNSGARWKSL from the exons ATGGCATCATCATCAACTACCTCCACCGCCGTCTCCCTCCTCTGCTCCGCAACCTCTTCCTCCAGATTTCCATTCAGTACAACTCTTCCCGCCAAATCCTCATCAACGCTCAATTTTCGCGCCAACTCTCTCCCCGCCACCCATGCAGCTTCGTCTTCTTCAG GTAAAGATGAGATTTTGGGGAGAAGAGGACTGGTGTTCACACTCACAGCCACACTGCCATTGCTTCTTCCTTTCTCGGAATCCATGGAGGCCTTTACAGCCAAGGCGGTGGA GCCAGATACAAGTGTATATGAGGTTATGAAGGAAGAGATTAGGAAAGTTGTGTCTAAGGGCAAAGCTGCTGGTGTGCTTCGTTTTGTATTTCATGATGCAGGGACCTTTCAATTGGATGACAATTCGG GTGGCATGAATGGTTCAGTCATATATGAACTCGATAGACCCGAAAATAAAGGTCTTAAAACTCCTTTTAAG ATTTTAGAGAAAGCAAAGACTGAGGTGGATGCAGTACAACCAG TATCGTGGGCAGACATGATTGCTGTGGCTGGAGCTGAAGCAGTTTCAGTATGTGGAGGTCCGACTATCCCAGTTGCATTGGGCAGACTAGACTCAAA GGAGCCTGATCCTGAAGGAAAACTTCCTGAAGAAACTCTTGATGCTTATGGTCTAAAGCAAAGCTTTCGAGCAAAAGGCTTATC AACTCAAGAACTTGTTGCTCTGTCAGGTGCCCATACTCTGGGAAATAAAGGTTTCGGAAGCCCAACTGTTTTTGACAATTCATACTTCAAAGTTCTTCTTGAGGAATCTGTGTCCTCAG GTAGTATGTCAAGCATGACTGGACTTCCTTCAGATCGCGCACTTCCCAAGGATGATGAATGCTTAAG ATGGATAAAAAAGTATGCCGACAATGAGAACAGTTtctttgaagattttgaaaagGCTTACATCAAGTTGGTCAATTCAGGAGCAAGGTGGAAGAGCTTGTGA
- the LOC133740702 gene encoding G-type lectin S-receptor-like serine/threonine-protein kinase SD2-5, translated as MGGWNLIHFIGFILLSVLLLSETCLASVRNFGKISPGFQGAQMNWIDNDGLFLLSNQSNFAFGFVTTPQDVTLFLLCIVHKDSMNIVWTANRGSPVSNSDTFVFDDKGSVSLHKGGSVVWSIDTGGKSVSAMELQDSGNLVLLGDDNGVVWQSFSHPTDTLLWNQVFQEGMKLQSEPSSNNVTYILEIKSGDLILSAGFQTPQPYWSMGKESRKTINTDGGAVTSASISANSWKFYDSSKVLLWQFIFSSNVDVNATWIAVLGNDGVISFSNLQNGDSNGPSTTKIPGDSCSTPEPCDAYFECSSNNKCQCPSGLSSHANCKSGIVTSCSKGSTTLTSAGDGLYYFALGFVSPSSRTDLEGCKSSCLGNCSCVALFYQNSTRNCYMFDRIGSFQDSDKGFVSYVKVLSDGGSGGSGSKKHLPYIAIIAVSTVVVICGLLFAGYRYYQRKRDAPPSPEDASEEDNFLENLTGMPIRFSYKDLQTATNNFSKKLGQGGFGSVYEGVLPDGTRLAVKKLEGIGQGKKEFRAEVSIIGSIHHLHLVRLRGFCAEGSYRLLAYEYMANGSLDKWIFRKKDEEFLLDWETRFNIAVGTAKGLAYLHEDCDSKIIHCDIKPENVLLDNNYHAKVSDFGLAKLMTREQSHVFTTMRGTRGYLAPEWITNYAISEKSDVYSYGMLLLEIIGGRKNYDPSETSEKSHFPSYAFKMLEEGKLKDIFDPKVNIDDVDERVSTAVMVALWCIQEDMTLRPAMTKVVQMLEGICSVPRPPTSSTMGSRLYSSFFKSMSEVGTSSGPSDCNSDTHLSAVRLSGPR; from the coding sequence ATGGGAGGTTGGAATCTCATTCATTTCATAGGCTTCATATTGTTATCTGTTCTCCTCTTGTCGGAAACCTGCCTGGCTAGTGTtagaaattttgggaaaattaGTCCGGGGTTTCAAGGGGCTCAGATGAATTGGATTGACAATGATGGGCTGTTTCTCTTGTCTAATCAATCCAATTTTGCTTTTGGCTTCGTCACCACTCCTCAAGATGTCACTTTGTTCCTGCTTTGTATTGTCCACAAGGACAGCATGAATATAGTATGGACTGCAAATAGGGGTTCCCCAGTTTCTAATTCTGATACATTTGTGTTTGATGATAAGGGTAGTGTGTCGTTGCATAAAGGTGGAAGTGTGGTTTGGTCTATAGATACTGGTGGCAAATCAGTTTCTGCAATGGAATTGCAGGACTCTGGAAATTTGGTTTTGCTTGGGGATGACAATGGAGTAGTTTGGCAGAGTTTTAGTCATCCAACTGATACTCTATTATGGAACCAGGTGTTTCAGGAAGGAATGAAACTTCAAAGCGAACCAAGCTCCAACAATGTGACCTATATTCTAGAAATCAAGTCCGGCGACTTGATTCTTTCTGCAGGTTTCCAAACACCACAGCCTTATTGGTCCATGGGGAAGGAAAGCCGTAAAACAATCAACACAGATGGTGGGGCAGTCACTTCAGCTTCTATCAGTGCAAATTCATGGAAGTTCTATGATAGTTCTAAAGTGCTACTATGGCAATTTATTTTCTCATCCAATGTTGATGTTAATGCCACATGGATTGCAGTTTTGGGAAATGATGgggttatttctttttccaatCTTCAGAATGGAGATTCAAATGGTCCTTCAACAACGAAAATACCAGGGGACTCATGCAGCACCCCCGAACCTTGTGATGCATATTTTGAATGTTCCAGCAACAACAAGTGCCAGTGCCCTTCAGGTCTCAGCTCCCATGCGAATTGCAAGTCGGGGATTGTCACCTCATGTTCAAAGGGTTCTACAACGCTTACAAGTGCTGGTGATGGGCTCTATTATTTTGCATTGGGATTTGTTTCACCCTCTTCAAGAACTGACTTGGAAGGTTGCAAAAGCTCTTGCCTTGGTAATTGTTCATGTGTTGCTCTGTTCTATCAAAACAGTACAAGAAATTGTTATATGTTTGACAGGATAGGTAGCTTCCAAGATTCCGACAAGGGCTTTGTTTCGTATGTTAAAGTGTTGAGTGATGGAGGCAGTGGGGGCAGCGGAAGCAAGAAACACTTACCTTATATTGCGATCATTGCTGTTTCGACAGTAGTTGTTATCTGTGGCCTACTCTTTGCAGGATACCGATACTACCAGAGGAAGAGAGATGCACCACCATCTCCTGAAGATGCTTCAGAAGAGGATAATTTCCTGGAAAATTTAACTGGGATGCCAATCCGTTTCAGTTACAAGGATCTTCAAACTGCAACTAACAACTTCTCAAAGAAGCTTGGGCAAGGAGGTTTTGGCTCGGTTTACGAAGGGGTTCTCCCAGATGGAACTCGACTTGCTGTGAAGAAGTTGGAAGGCATTGGTCAGGGAAAGAAAGAGTTTCGAGCTGAAGTTAGCATCATCGGCAGTATCCATCACCTGCACTTGGTCCGGCTCCGGGGCTTCTGTGCAGAAGGGAGCTATCGACTTCTTGCTTACGAGTACATGGCAAATGGATCCCTGGACAAATGGATATTCAGGAAAAAAGATGAAGAGTTCCTATTGGATTGGGAGACAAGATTCAACATAGCAGTGGGTACTGCCAAAGGACTAGCTTATCTCCATGAAGATTGTGATTCAAAGATTATTCACTGCGACATAAAGCCTGAAAACGTGCTCCTCGACAACAATTACCATGCCAAAGTTTCAGATTTCGGTTTGGCAAAGCTGATGACCCGGGAGCAGAGCCATGTCTTCACAACAATGCGAGGAACTCGAGGGTACCTTGCCCCAGAGTGGATCACAAACTACGCTATTTCGGAGAAAAGTGACGTCTACAGCTACGGAATGCTGCTGCTGGAGATCATTGGTGGAAGAAAAAACTATGACCCATCAGAAACCTCTGAAAAATCGCATTTTCCATCGTATGCCTTCAAGATGTTGGAAGAAGGGAAACTCAAGGACATCTTCGACCCCAAGGTGAATATAGATGACGTTGACGAGAGGGTGTCTACTGCGGTTATGGTAGCATTGTGGTGTATACAGGAAGACATGACTTTGAGGCCAGCAATGACGAAGGTTGTCCAAATGCTTGAAGGCATCTGCTCTGTTCCTCGGCCTCCAACTTCCTCAACAATGGGGTCACGCCTTTACTCGAGTTTCTTCAAATCAATGAGTGAAGTGGGGACTTCCTCAGGTCCATCGGACTGCAACAGCGATACCCACCTTTCTGCAGTGCGCCTTTCCGGGCCAAGATAA